TAGCAGCTCTGGCTGTAATTATCGTGAACATTCAGAATATCGGTCCTGCTTTTTCTGCAATTATCGATGGTGCATTCAGCCCCAGCGCTCTTAAAGGTGGTGTAATTGGTGTGCTGGTAGTCGGTTTTCAACGGGCTGCATTTTCCAATGAAGCCGGCGTAGGTTCGGCAGCGATAGCCCATAGTGCTGCTAAAACCAATCATCCACCCTCCGAAGGATTTGTTGCATTACTCGAACCCTTTATCGATACCGTAGTGGTCTGTACGCTAACTGCCCTGGTCCTTATCTTTACCGGGATGCACGAAGTGGAAGGTTTGGCCGGGGCTCAATTAACCTCCGACGCTTTCGGAAGCGTGATCTCATGGTTCCCTTATGTCTTGGGAATTGCAGTCTTTCTCTTTGCCTTTTCAACCATGATATCTTGGTCCTATTACGGGATGAGGGCATGGACCTATTTGTTTGGCAAAAGCAAGCGTTCGGAAATGCTTTATAAAATATTATTCCTGGTTTTTGTAGTAGTTGGTGCCTCAGTAAGTCTGGGTGCTGTTCTCGACTTTTCAGATATGATGATTCTGGCGATGTCGTTTCCCAATATCATCGGACTTTATATAATGTCTGGTGAAGTGAAAGGAGATCTGCGGGAGTACTGGAAGAAATTGAAAAACAACCAACTGTACAAAAAACAGAATACATGAAGAAGTTATTGATTGCCCTGGTCGCTCTACTCTTTCCTCTAATCGGCTTTTCGCAGGAGACCGCAGAAATGGGACTCGATGAACGAATTAACGCGTGGTTTGAGCCTATCACAGCAGTCTGGGAAGCGATCGTCTTCTGGCAGGTCCCCGGTACGGGGATTCCTCTGGTTGTTATCATTTTGGTACTGGGAGCTGCCTTTTTTACCTTGTATTTTGGTTTTGTCAATATCAGAAAATTTCCCCTGGCCATCAATGTGGTTCGAGGGAAGTATGATGAGGTAGAAGGACCTGAAGGGCACGGCCTTGAAAAGGCCAATGTCAATATTGTAGACGGAGATCTGCCCGATACCATTAGAGATGAGAGCAAGCAAGGAGAGGTAAGTCATTTCCAGGCGCTGGCTACGGCTGTTTCTGGTACCGTGGGTCTTGGAAATATAGCCGGCGTGGCCCTTGCCATTGCTATTGGTGGTCCGGGCGCAACCTTTTGGATGATCGTTTGTGGCTTGCTCAGTATGAGTACAAAATTCGTTGAGTGCACGCTGGGTGTGAAATACCGGGATGTAGATGAAACCGGAACAGTTTACGGAGGTCCGATGTATTATCTGTCCAGAGGTTTGAAAGAAAGAGGGTTCACCCGTCTGGGCAAGGTATTAGCTGTAGTCTTTTCCATTTTATGTGTGGGGGCTTCCTTTGGAGGCGGAAATGCAGTGCAATCGAATCAGGCTGCGGAACAACTCGCTTCTATGATGGGGCTTCAAGGCGGATCAATCGGTTTTATCATCGGCATAGTGCTTGCCGTCATCGTGGGAATAGTGATCATTGGCGGGATTAAGCGAATTGCAGCAGTCACAGAAAAGGTAGTGCCCTTTATGGCAGTGATTTATGCGCTGGCTTGCTTTGCTGTGATCTTTGCCAATTTCTCATATATTGACGATGCCTTTGTACTTATTTTTAAAGGGGCATTTACACCAGAGGCCGGATTAGGCGGATTATTCGGAGTGTTGATTGTGGGCTTTAGGCGAGCTGTATTCTCTAACGAAGCCGGTGCGGGTTCAGCAGCCATTGCGCATTCAGCCGTTAAGACCAAATACCCGGCTAGTGAAGGGATAGTTGCGCTTCTAGAACCCTTTATCGATACGGTAGTGATCTGTACCATGACCGCCTTGGTGATTATTTTTTACAATAGCGGCGGAGTCTTTGAATACGGAGGAGACGGAGCAGGAAATGTGATTGTAAACGGTGCCAGCCTTGGCGGAGTCACGCTTACATCTCTGGCCTTTGAATCTGTGCTTCCTTGGTTCCCATATGTCCTTACCCTGGCGGTAGTACTATTTGCAATTTCCACCATGATTTCGTGGTCGTACTACGGACTTCAATCCTGGAAATATTTATTCGGCCGCAGTAGAACTGCAGACTTGACGTATAAATTGCTCTTCATTGCATTCGTTATTATAGGGGCGTCAGCTTCAATGGGCGCGGTTTTTGCCTTTTCTGATGCGATGATTCTGGCCCTTGTTTTTCCAAACATGCTGGGATTACTCTTTCTTTTTCCTAATGTTAGAGATGAATTGTCAAAATATATGGATGCGATTAAGGCTTTGAAAAAATAGCAAAATTGATAATATGAGATCCCATTTCCGCTATACCAAACAGGAAAAACGCGGGATCCTTTTTCTACTCCTACTTATCACTTCCTTACAATCGGGGTTTTATTTCTGCGATTTACGCTCTAAAAACCACAGCGATCCGCTGTTTTCGGTGGATAGTCTGGCACAGGCCTTTATGGACAGTGTAAAGGCATCACCTACCTTGCGCAATAAGAAGATCCTCAGACCCTTCAATCCTAATTTTATTACAGACTACAAAGGCTATGTCCTCGGTATTTCCCCTGAAGAGCTCGACAGGCTTTACGCCTTCAGGGAAAAAGGACAATACCTCAGGAACTCGCGGCATTTTCAGTCGGTAACACAAATTTCTGATTCATTGCTCAGCCGGATCAGCCCCTATTTTATGTTTCCACAAATGAAAATGCGAAGAAATGAGAAATCAGAAAATGCCGTAGTGCCCAAAGACCTGAATACTGTTACTGCAGAGGAGTTACAACAGATATCAGGGATTGGCCCCGTATTGTCTAACAGAATCGTCAAGTTCAGGGATCGACTGGGCGGATTTCTGGTCTCGGAACAATTGCTGGATGTTTACGGTCTAGATCGTGAAGTAGCAGAAAAGGCAATGCAGACCTTCAGGATAGTAGATACTCCAGAGGTAAAGAAGATCCATTTGAATACGGCCGGGGTGAGCGAATTGGCAAACCTAATTTATCTGAATTGGAAGCTCGCTAATCAAATTGTGGCTTATCGTGAAGCGCTTGGCAGATACGACTCTATCGAACAATTAACAAAAATTGAAGATTTTCCAAGAGAACGGATTCACAGAATTAAGCTATATTTGGCCCTGTAAAAATTGCTATTATGATCACAGAAACTATGTCTGAATTAGGGTTTGATTATTCGGAAACTCAGCGAATGGTTGCTGAATCGGCCAGGGAATTTGCCGAACAGCATATCAGACCTTTTGTCATGCAATGGGATGAGTCTCAGGAATTTCCTGTTGAGGTCTTTAAAAAGGCCGGTGAAATGGGGTTTATGGGCATTCTTGTTCCTGAATCTCTGGGAGGATCAGGATTGGGATACCATGAGTACATTGCTATTATTGAAGAGATCTCCAAGGTAGATCCATCCATCGGTTTATCTGTAGCAGCACATAATTCACTTTGCACCAATCATATTTTATCCTTTGGAAATTCAGATCAAAAAGAGCGTTGGATTCCCAAACTCGCTTCTGCAGAGTGGATAGGAGCCTGGGGCCTAACAGAACACAACACGGGATCTGATGCCGGAGGGATGAATACGACCGCAGTTAAGGATGGAGACCATTGGGTGCTCAACGGAGCAAAGAATTTTATCACCCATGGGATTAGTGGTGACATCGCTGTAGTAATCGCCCGTACGGGTGAAAAAGGAGATAGCCACGGGATGACAGCATTTGTTATTGAAAAAGGTACCAAAGGATTCAGCAGTGGAAAAAAAGAAGATAAACTGGGAATGCGTGCCAGCGAAACTGCAGAACTCGTCTTCGACAACTGCAGAATTCCCGATGACAACAGATTAGGCGAAGTAGGTGATGGATTTATACAGTCGATGAAAATCCTCGATGGAGGTAGAATTTCAATTGGAGCTCTTTCTCTGGGAATATCCAAGGGCGCGTATGAAGCAGCCTTGAAGTACTCTAAGGAAAGGGTACAATTTGGTAAGCCGATTAGCTCATTCCAGGGTATATCTTTTAAGTTGGCTGATATGGCTACAGAGATCGAAGCGTCAGAATTATTATTGCACAAGGCAGCTTTTCTTAAAAACCAGGGTCGGAAAATGACCAAATGGAGTGCCATGTCTAAGATGTACGCTTCTGAAGTCTGTGTAAAGGTGGCAAATGAAGCCCTTCAGATTCACGGGGGTTATGGATACACCAAAGATTTCCCGGTTGAAAAATTCTACAGAGATTCTAAGCTCTGTACCATTGGAGAAGGTACCACAGAAATTCAAAAAGTAGTCATTGCAAAGAATATTTTGAAATAAGTTTGTTTCTATTCAATTTTTCGTTTTATCTTTGCAGTCCCGAATCCCTAAAGAAAGGAGGTTGTAGCCCATGTTAATAATACCAGTTAAAGAAGGAGAAAATATAGACAGAGCGCTAAAGCGTTTCAAACGTAAGTTTGACAGGACAGGTACGATGAGGCAATTGAGAAAGCGCCAGCAGTTTACCAAACCTTCTGTAGAACGAAGACAACAAATCCAAAAGGCCCAGTATATCCAAGGCCTCAGGGATAAAGAAGAATTATAGTACTCAAAAATCACTCAATTAAAAATCTCGCCCAGGCGGGATTTTTTTTTACCCCTGATCTCCATTCGCCTTTTGTATCTTTGAAGTATGGCTGTGGATGCTTTTATGGCGTACTTATCTCAGGAGAAAAACTACTCTCCCCATACCCTGAAGGCCTATCGTAAAGATCTTGAGGATTGCACCTCGTATTTGCAGACCTCCAATGAGCAGACATCCTTGGAAGAAGCTACTTATGTCGAGATAAGGAACTGGATCGTTTCCATGGTTGAGGAGGGCTTGAGCAATCGCAGCGTCAATCGAAAAATTACTTCCCTGAAATCCTACTACAAATTTTTGCTTAAAGTCGGTGTCTTAAAGTCGAATCCCCTCGCAATGCACAAAGCTTTAAAAACGTCAAAAAAAATCGAAATCCCATTTTCGCAGGCCGAGATGTCTACCTTGTTTACCGAACTCCCCTTTGAGGACGATTTTGAAGGTATCAGGGACAGACTGATCATAGAATTATTTTATGCAACGGGCATTCGCCGCTCTGAGTTGATTAATCTCCGTCTGACAGATCTCGATCTTGCCAATTGCAGCATCAAGGTTCTTGGAAAGCGCAACAAGGAACGAATCATCCCTTTGTTAATGAGCACTAGGACGCTTTTTGAGGCTTATCTCAGCGAAAGGCGAGCGCTTGAGAATTCAGGCGAATCTGAATACCTGTTTTTGACGGCTAAGGGCAACAAAGTCTATGAAACACTTGTTTATAGAATTATAAATGGATATTTTAGTGAGGTGTCAAGCAAGGTGAAAAGGAGCCCACATATCCTGCGGCACACCTTTGCCACCCATATGCTTAATCAGGGAGCCGATTTAAATTCGGTGAAGGAATTGCTGGGACACTCAAGCTTGGCTTCAACTCAGGTCTATACGCATAATAGTATTGCCGAACTCAAAAAAGTGCATTCCCGGGCACACCCCAGGAATAAGAAAGATTTGTAATTCCAATATTGTCTAACCCTTAATCTTTTACTGTATGAAAGTAAATACGCAATCTGTAAATTTCAATGCTGATGTTAAACTTCTCGAGTTTATACAGAAACGTCTAGACAAACTTGAATTGTTTTATGATAGAATCATCAATTCGGATGTGTATTTAAAGGTTGAAAATACCAGTGGAAAGGAGAACAAAATTGTCGAATTGAAAGTACATGTTCCCAAGGACACATTTATCGTTAAAAAACAATGTAAAACCTTTGAAGAAGCTGTGGATTCTGCCTGTAGTTCCATGGAGAGGAAACTGCGAAAAAAGAAACAAAAACCAAGGGTTTCTTCTGCTTTAAAATTTTTGTGAAATAGTTTTGTTTAAAATAAAAATTATCTACATTTGCAGTCCGTTAGAAATAGCGGACTTTTTTATGCTTTTAAAGGCGGTTAAAGCCGATGTAGCTCAGCTGGCTAGAGCAGCTGATTTGTAATCAGCAGGTCGTGGGTTCGAGTCCCTCTATCGGCTCTAAAAAAGGAAAAATAGGGGGGAGATACTCAAGCGGCCAACGAGGACAGACTGTAAATCTGTTGGTTTTTACCTTCGCAGGTTCGAATCCTGCTCTCCCCACGAAAATTATCTGAGAGCAGTGACACATTGATTTGTAGGGCATTGTGAAAGATAAGGAAGCGTTCGGGATGAGTTCCCTGACATATTGGAATACCAAAATTAATGCGGGAGTAGCTCAGTTGGTAGAGCGTCAGCCTTCCAAGCTGAATGTCGCCGGTTCGAACCCGGTCTCCCGCTCTAGAACTTTGAGTAAACGTTTGCTGTTTAGGGTGATGGTTGCAAGGGTGTGGTCACAATATCCCTGAACAAAAACTAAAAGCCCAAAATTGCCGACGTAGCTCAGGGGTAGAGCGTTTCCTTGGTAAGGAAGAGGTCACGGGTTCAATTCCCGTCGTTGGCTCAAAAAGAAAAATTTGGACACTAATATAAACTAAGATTAAAATTCACAAAAATGGCAAAGGAAACTTTTGATCGTTCCAAACCGCACTTAAATATTGGTACAATTGGACACGTAGATCACGGTAAAACTACATTGACAGCAGCTATTACAACAGTATTATCCAACGCAGGATTATCTGAAGTAAGAAGCTTCGATTCTATCGATAATGCTCCTGAAGAAAAGGAAAGGGGTATTACGATCAACACTTCGCACGTTGAATATCAGACTGCGAATCGTCACTACGCACACGTAGATTGTCCTGGTCACGCCGATTATGTTAAGAACATGGTTACCGGTGCTGCTCAGATGGACGGTGCTATCCTAGTTGTTGCTGCAACTGACGGACCTATGCCACAGACACGTGAACACATCCTTTTAGGACGTCAGGTAGGTATTCCAAGAATCGTTGTTTTCCTTAACAAGGTAGACATGGTTGATGATGAGGAATTATTAGAACTAGTTGAAATGGAAGTAAGAGAATTGCTTTCTTTCTACGAGTATGACGGTGACAACGGACCTGTAATTTCTGGTTCTGCTCTTGGAGCTCTTAACGGAGAACAAAAATGGGTGGATACTGTAATGGAGTTGATGGAAGCTGTTGATACATGGATCGAATTACCTGAAAGAGATGTTGACAAGCCATTCCTAATGCCCGTTGAAGATGTATTTACCATCACAGGACGTGGAACAGTTGCTACCGGAAGAATTGAAACTGGTGTTGCTAATACAGGAGATCCTGTTGAAATCATCGGGATGGGGGCAGAAAAACTGACTTCTACAATTACTGGGGTAGAGATGTTCCGTAAGATCCTTGACAGAGGTGAAGCTGGTGACAACGTAGGTATCCTTTTAAGAGGTATTGAAAAGACTGATATCAAAAGAGGTATGGTAATTTGTAAGCCGGGATCGGTTACACCTCATGCTAAATTTGAAGCGGAAGTCTATATCCTTAAAAAAGAAGAAGGTGGAAGACACACTCCTTTCCACAACAACTACCGTCCACAGTTCTACGTAAGAACAACGGATGTAACAGGAACAATTAACCTTCCTAGTGGTGTAGAGATGGTCATGCCAGGTGATAACCTTACCATTTCTGTAGATCTTCTTCAGCCTATCGCTCTAAACGTTGGATTGCGTTTTGCAATTCGTGAAGGTGGTAGAACTGTAGGAGCAGGACAGGTTACCAAAATTTTAGATTAGAAAGAAGACTATAATACGTTAAAGGGTGTCCCGCTAAGGCGGGATGCCTTTCGACGTAATAAAATACGGGTGTAGCTCAGTTGGTAGAGCACTGGTCTCCAAAACCAGGTGTCGGGAGTTCGAGTCTCTCCTCCCGTGCACAAATAAAGACGGTTGGAAAAAGCATTAGACAACAATTTCACAACCTTAAAATAAGTACAAGATGATTACCTATATAAAAGAATCTTTTGAAGAGCTGAAGCACAATGTTACTTTACCCAGTAGGGCAGAGTCTTCAAACCTGATGGTAATTGTTGCTGTATTTTCCATTTTGTTCGCCTTGGCAACCTGGGGTGTGGATACGGTTTTCAGCAAATTGATTCAACTGTATTTTGATACCTTAAATTAAAACGGTTCTATGTCTGAAGTATTGGAGAAAAAATGGTATGTGGTAAGAGCCGTAAGTGGTCAGGAAAACAAGATCAAAGGCTATATCGAATCTGAAGTGGAACGTGCCGGTTTCGGTGACTATCTGGAAGAAGTTCTGGTCCCCACTGAAAAAGTCGTTCAGATCAGAAACGGAAAAAAGATCAATAAGGAAAGGGTTTACTTTCCCGGATATATCATGATCAAAGCCAATTTAGGTGGAGAGATGGTACATATAATAAGGTCGATTACCAATGTGATTGGCTTTTTAGGAGAAACAAAAGGAGGGGATCCTGTGCCACTGAGAAAAACAGAGGTGAACCGCATGCTAGGAAAAGTTGACGAATTGGCTGTTAATACAGACAGTGTTGCTATTCCTTTTGTACTGGGCGAGACCGTAAAGGTTATCGACGGCCCATTCAACGGTTTTAACGGAACCGTGGAACGAATCAATGAAGAAAAGAGAAAACTGGAGGTAATGGTTAAGATTTTTGGCAGAAAGACACCTTTGGAACTCAGCTATATGCAAGTGGAAAAAGTTTAATACAAGTGTTACATATACAAGAGCTGTGTTGCTTCCAAATTAAACACGGTTTGAAATTTAATTTTAAACAATGGCAAAAGAAGTAAGTAAAGTAGTTAAACTACAAGTTAGGGGAGGTGTCGCGAATCCATCGCCACCGGTTGGACCCGCTTTAGGTGCTGCCGGCGTTAACATCATGGAGTTCTGTAAGCAGTTTAATGCCAGAACCCAGGACAAGCAGGGGAAAATCCTGCCTGTAGTTATCACCGTGTATAAAGACAAGTCGTTCGACTTTGTCGTAAAGACACCGCCAGCGGCAGTACAACTTATGGAAGCGGCTAAGATTAAAAAAGGATCTGGCGAACCTAACCGAGTTAAATCAGGAAACGTTTCCTGGGATCAGGTTAAGGCTATTGCAGAAGACAAAATGGTGGATTTAAACGCATTTACTGTTGAGTCGGCAATGAGCATGGTAGCCGGAACTGCGAGATCTATGGGTCTCAAAGTGGCAGGAAAAAGACCTTTTTAAAATCTTATAAAGCATTTTTATATGGCAAAGTTAACTAAGAAGCAAAAGGAAGCCAGGGCTAAAATTGAGAAAGATAAACTCTACTCCCTGGAAGAAGCTTCATCTCTTATAAAGGAAATCACCAATACAAAATTTGATGCATCCGTAGATCTGGCCGTGCGTTTGGGAGTTGATCCCAGAAAGGCCAATCAGATGGTTCGTGGGGTAGTAACCCTGCCACATGGTACCGGAAAAGATGTAAAAGTTCTGGCATTGGTAACTCCTGATAAAGAAGCTGAGGCACAAGAAGCCGGTGCAGATTTCGTCGGTTTAGACGAATATTTGGAGAAGATCAAAGGCGGTTGGACGGATGTTGATGTAATCATCACCATGCCAAGCGTTATGGGTAAACTCGGACCTTTGGGAAGAATCCTGGGACCCCGAGGGCTCATGCCTAATCCAAAAACCGGAACAGTAACTATGGATATCGGAAAAGCGGTATCTGAAGTAAAGGCGGGTAAAATCGACTTTAAAGTAGATAAGACAGGAATTGTTCACGCGGCAATCGGAAAGGCTTCCTTTTCGGCTGATAAGATTGCGGGCAATGCCAAAGAGCTCTTAGATACATTAAACAAGATGAAACCAACAGCGGCTAAAGGTGTTTACATGAGAAGTATCTACATGTCGAGCACAATGAGCCCCAGTGTACAATTAGATCCAAAAGCGGTTTAATTCTGAAAATGTAACGCAATGACTAGAGAAGAAAAAGCTATAGTAATAAAAGATCTGACTGCGCAACTGGCCGAGAATACTACCATTTATTTGGCAGACATTTCGGGCTTAGACGCGACAACCACTTCAGACCTGAGAAGAGCCTGCTTTAAGGCGAACATCAAGTTGTCCGTGGTGAAGAACACTTTGTTGGCAAAAGCCATGGAGGCTTCTGACAAAGAATTTGGTGAACTTCCTGGGGTGCTTTCGGGCAATACCTCCCTGATGTTCTCTGAAACCGGTAATGGTCCGGCCAAACTTATCAAAAACTTCCGCAAGAAAGCCGATAAGCCCCTGTTAAAAGGTGCATTTATAGAAGAGGCCATCTTTGTTGGGGACGATAAGTTGGAA
This DNA window, taken from Muriicola soli, encodes the following:
- the hpf gene encoding ribosome hibernation-promoting factor, HPF/YfiA family; amino-acid sequence: MKVNTQSVNFNADVKLLEFIQKRLDKLELFYDRIINSDVYLKVENTSGKENKIVELKVHVPKDTFIVKKQCKTFEEAVDSACSSMERKLRKKKQKPRVSSALKFL
- a CDS encoding alanine/glycine:cation symporter family protein, with amino-acid sequence MKKLLIALVALLFPLIGFSQETAEMGLDERINAWFEPITAVWEAIVFWQVPGTGIPLVVIILVLGAAFFTLYFGFVNIRKFPLAINVVRGKYDEVEGPEGHGLEKANVNIVDGDLPDTIRDESKQGEVSHFQALATAVSGTVGLGNIAGVALAIAIGGPGATFWMIVCGLLSMSTKFVECTLGVKYRDVDETGTVYGGPMYYLSRGLKERGFTRLGKVLAVVFSILCVGASFGGGNAVQSNQAAEQLASMMGLQGGSIGFIIGIVLAVIVGIVIIGGIKRIAAVTEKVVPFMAVIYALACFAVIFANFSYIDDAFVLIFKGAFTPEAGLGGLFGVLIVGFRRAVFSNEAGAGSAAIAHSAVKTKYPASEGIVALLEPFIDTVVICTMTALVIIFYNSGGVFEYGGDGAGNVIVNGASLGGVTLTSLAFESVLPWFPYVLTLAVVLFAISTMISWSYYGLQSWKYLFGRSRTADLTYKLLFIAFVIIGASASMGAVFAFSDAMILALVFPNMLGLLFLFPNVRDELSKYMDAIKALKK
- the rplK gene encoding 50S ribosomal protein L11, with protein sequence MAKEVSKVVKLQVRGGVANPSPPVGPALGAAGVNIMEFCKQFNARTQDKQGKILPVVITVYKDKSFDFVVKTPPAAVQLMEAAKIKKGSGEPNRVKSGNVSWDQVKAIAEDKMVDLNAFTVESAMSMVAGTARSMGLKVAGKRPF
- the nusG gene encoding transcription termination/antitermination protein NusG, whose amino-acid sequence is MSEVLEKKWYVVRAVSGQENKIKGYIESEVERAGFGDYLEEVLVPTEKVVQIRNGKKINKERVYFPGYIMIKANLGGEMVHIIRSITNVIGFLGETKGGDPVPLRKTEVNRMLGKVDELAVNTDSVAIPFVLGETVKVIDGPFNGFNGTVERINEEKRKLEVMVKIFGRKTPLELSYMQVEKV
- the secE gene encoding preprotein translocase subunit SecE yields the protein MITYIKESFEELKHNVTLPSRAESSNLMVIVAVFSILFALATWGVDTVFSKLIQLYFDTLN
- a CDS encoding ComEA family DNA-binding protein, whose amino-acid sequence is MRSHFRYTKQEKRGILFLLLLITSLQSGFYFCDLRSKNHSDPLFSVDSLAQAFMDSVKASPTLRNKKILRPFNPNFITDYKGYVLGISPEELDRLYAFREKGQYLRNSRHFQSVTQISDSLLSRISPYFMFPQMKMRRNEKSENAVVPKDLNTVTAEELQQISGIGPVLSNRIVKFRDRLGGFLVSEQLLDVYGLDREVAEKAMQTFRIVDTPEVKKIHLNTAGVSELANLIYLNWKLANQIVAYREALGRYDSIEQLTKIEDFPRERIHRIKLYLAL
- a CDS encoding acyl-CoA dehydrogenase family protein, whose protein sequence is MITETMSELGFDYSETQRMVAESAREFAEQHIRPFVMQWDESQEFPVEVFKKAGEMGFMGILVPESLGGSGLGYHEYIAIIEEISKVDPSIGLSVAAHNSLCTNHILSFGNSDQKERWIPKLASAEWIGAWGLTEHNTGSDAGGMNTTAVKDGDHWVLNGAKNFITHGISGDIAVVIARTGEKGDSHGMTAFVIEKGTKGFSSGKKEDKLGMRASETAELVFDNCRIPDDNRLGEVGDGFIQSMKILDGGRISIGALSLGISKGAYEAALKYSKERVQFGKPISSFQGISFKLADMATEIEASELLLHKAAFLKNQGRKMTKWSAMSKMYASEVCVKVANEALQIHGGYGYTKDFPVEKFYRDSKLCTIGEGTTEIQKVVIAKNILK
- the rplJ gene encoding 50S ribosomal protein L10; the encoded protein is MTREEKAIVIKDLTAQLAENTTIYLADISGLDATTTSDLRRACFKANIKLSVVKNTLLAKAMEASDKEFGELPGVLSGNTSLMFSETGNGPAKLIKNFRKKADKPLLKGAFIEEAIFVGDDKLETLVGIKSKEEVIGDIIALLQSPAKNVISGLKSGGGKLAGILKTLSEK
- the tuf gene encoding elongation factor Tu codes for the protein MAKETFDRSKPHLNIGTIGHVDHGKTTLTAAITTVLSNAGLSEVRSFDSIDNAPEEKERGITINTSHVEYQTANRHYAHVDCPGHADYVKNMVTGAAQMDGAILVVAATDGPMPQTREHILLGRQVGIPRIVVFLNKVDMVDDEELLELVEMEVRELLSFYEYDGDNGPVISGSALGALNGEQKWVDTVMELMEAVDTWIELPERDVDKPFLMPVEDVFTITGRGTVATGRIETGVANTGDPVEIIGMGAEKLTSTITGVEMFRKILDRGEAGDNVGILLRGIEKTDIKRGMVICKPGSVTPHAKFEAEVYILKKEEGGRHTPFHNNYRPQFYVRTTDVTGTINLPSGVEMVMPGDNLTISVDLLQPIALNVGLRFAIREGGRTVGAGQVTKILD
- the rpsU gene encoding 30S ribosomal protein S21 — protein: MLIIPVKEGENIDRALKRFKRKFDRTGTMRQLRKRQQFTKPSVERRQQIQKAQYIQGLRDKEEL
- a CDS encoding tyrosine-type recombinase/integrase; translated protein: MAVDAFMAYLSQEKNYSPHTLKAYRKDLEDCTSYLQTSNEQTSLEEATYVEIRNWIVSMVEEGLSNRSVNRKITSLKSYYKFLLKVGVLKSNPLAMHKALKTSKKIEIPFSQAEMSTLFTELPFEDDFEGIRDRLIIELFYATGIRRSELINLRLTDLDLANCSIKVLGKRNKERIIPLLMSTRTLFEAYLSERRALENSGESEYLFLTAKGNKVYETLVYRIINGYFSEVSSKVKRSPHILRHTFATHMLNQGADLNSVKELLGHSSLASTQVYTHNSIAELKKVHSRAHPRNKKDL
- the rplA gene encoding 50S ribosomal protein L1 — protein: MAKLTKKQKEARAKIEKDKLYSLEEASSLIKEITNTKFDASVDLAVRLGVDPRKANQMVRGVVTLPHGTGKDVKVLALVTPDKEAEAQEAGADFVGLDEYLEKIKGGWTDVDVIITMPSVMGKLGPLGRILGPRGLMPNPKTGTVTMDIGKAVSEVKAGKIDFKVDKTGIVHAAIGKASFSADKIAGNAKELLDTLNKMKPTAAKGVYMRSIYMSSTMSPSVQLDPKAV